The Psilocybe cubensis strain MGC-MH-2018 chromosome 7, whole genome shotgun sequence genome has a window encoding:
- a CDS encoding ATP-dependent 5'-3' DNA helicase hcs1 produces the protein MTIPLNAPAVTASEIPRPKDVGVLAMEVYFPRRCISETDLEVFDGVSKGKYTIGLGQEYMAWPDDREDINSFALNAVSGLLEKFNIDPKSIGRIDVGTETIIDKSKSVKTTIMDLFAESGNFDIEGIDSKNACYGGTAALFNAINWIESSSWDGRNAIVVAGDIAVYAEGPARPAGGAGACAILIGPNAPIVFDPVHGNYMANTYDFYKPQLSSEYPEVDGPVSVVTYVAALDAAYTAYREKLAKVAKRAHLNGTSTEKPSEVPFSLEDVDYAIFHSPYGKQAVKGHARMMFNDFLANPKAPRFANIPNPDAFLSATHAASLTDKNVEKVFINASKESFATKTDPGMACSRRLGNMYTASLYGCLASLIASVEPQTLLGKRTSLFSFGSGCASSVWTMRVKGDTTEIRDKMNLLPRLAAMKVVPPSEFVHALSLREKNHNASDYTPEGSVDDIWPGAYYLEHVDSKFRRKYVRAPLA, from the exons ATGACTATCCCTCTCAACGCCCCTGCCGTCACTGCCTCGGAGATCCCCCGCCCCAAGGATGTCGGTGTCCTCGCCATGGAGGTCTACTTCCCCCGTCGT TGCATCTCTGAGACCGATCTCGAGGTGTTCGATGGTGTCTCCAAGGGCAAATACACCATTGGTCTTGGTCAAGAGTACATGGCCTGGCCAGATGACCGCGAAGACATCAACTCCTTCGCCCTGAATG CTGTCTCTGGTCTCCTTGAAAAGTTCAACATCGACCCCAAATCCATTGGACGCATCGATGTCGGCACTGAGACCATCATTGACAAGTCTAAATCCGTCAAGACTACCATCATGGATCTCTTCGCCGAGTCTGGCAACTTTGACATCGAAGGTATCGACTCCAAGAACGCCTGCTACGGTGGAACTGCCGCTCTTTTCAACGCCATCAACTGGATCGAGTCGAGTTCATGGGACGGCCGCAACGCTATCGTCGTTGCTGGAGACATTGCTGTTTACGCTGAGGGACCCGCTCGCCCTGCTGGTGGTGCTGGCGCGTGTGCCATTTTGATTGGCCCTAACGCACCCATCGTATTTGACC CCGTCCACGGAAACTACATGGCCAACACTTACGATTTCTACAAGCCCCAACTCTCTTCTGAGTACCCTGAAGTCGATGGCCCTGTTTCCGTCGTCACCTACGTCGCTGCTCTCGATGCTGCCTATACTGCCTACCGAGAGAAGCTCGCCAAGGTGGCTAAGCGCGCACACCTCAACGGAACCTCCACCGAAAAGCCCTCTGAAGTTCCCTTCTCGCTCGAGGATGTCGACTACGCCATCTTCCACAGCCCATACGGCAAGCAGGCCGTCAAGGGACACGCCCGCATGATGTTCAACGACTTCCTCGCCAACCCCAAGGCTCCTCGCTTTGCCAACATCCCCAACCCAGATGCCTTCCTCTCCGCCACTCACGCTGCCTCCCTCACCGACAAGAACGTCGAGAAGGTCTTCATCAACGCCTCGAAAGAGTCCTTTGCCACCAAGACCGACCCTGGAATGGCTTGCTCAAGGCGCCTCGGCAACATGTACACCGCTTCGCTCTACGGATGCCTCGCCTCCCTGATCGCCTCCGTTGAGCCCCAGACCCTCCTTGGCAAGCGCACCAGCTTGTTCTCCTTCGGATCTGGTTGCGCCTCCAGTGTGTGGACCATGAGGGTCAAGGGTGACACCACCGAAATCCGCGACAAGATGAACCTCCTTCCCCGCCTCGCTGCCATGAAGGTCGTTCCTCCTTCTGAATTCGTGCACGCTCTTTCT CTTCGCGAGAAGAACCACAATGCGTCAGATTACACCCCTGAAGGTTCCGTCGACGACATCTGGCCCGGCGCCTACTACTTGGAACACGTTGACTCCAAGTTCCGCCGCAAATACGTCCGCGCACCATTGGCTTAA